From Coffea arabica cultivar ET-39 chromosome 2e, Coffea Arabica ET-39 HiFi, whole genome shotgun sequence, the proteins below share one genomic window:
- the LOC113730150 gene encoding uncharacterized protein gives MSNVNLNPIDLAAVGEDVTVKAVNKRYEGLVTVRTKAIKGKGAWYWAHLEPILVRNPETNLPKAVKLKCTLCDAAFSASNPSRTASEHLKRGTCPNFNFVPKTGSQLPALASPSSQNHYRKRSFQQTPTGTPSSSYQVGMVDSSRIFGEMGGYSPVQIAQTPLANTSSGSGMGQQQLVLSGGKEDLGALALLEDSVKKLKCSRASPAPALSKDQVDSAFDLLADWFYESCGSVSVSSLEHPKFKDFLNQVGLPPISRREISGSRLDSKFEQVKLEAEARIRDAVFFQVASAGWKGKNCRCGEESVIKFLVNLPNGTNVFQKVVCIGGSVPSQYAEEVLWEATRGICSNVVQKCVGIVADKYKAKALRNLEIQHHWMVNLSCQLQGIISLIKDFSRELPLFQTVTDSCLKIANFFNSKSQIRDNFHRFRLQEAELSGLIRVPHPKCDLSKNLASVLLMIEDILGYARVLQLVVLDDSYKVVCIEDSVAREVANTIQDVGFWNDLEAVQSLVKLIRGIAQEIEAEKPLVGQCLPLWEELRTKVKDWCAKFSLAEGPVDKIVERRFKKNYHPAWSAAFVLDPQYLMRDASGKYLPPFNCLTHEQEKDVDKLITRLVSREEAHIALMELMKWRSEGLDPLYAQAVQVKQQDPVTGKMRIANPQSSRLVWETCLKEFKSLGKVAARLLFLHATTCGFKCNWSIMRWICLQGHPRACMDRAQKMIYVAAHAKLERRDFSSAEEKDVELFGAAKSADDVLNEVFADANSV, from the coding sequence ATGTCTAACGTAAATTTGAACCCGATTGACTTGGCGGCCGTAGGCGAGGACGTGACGGTGAAGGCCGTCAACAAGCGATACGAAGGTCTTGTAACTGTCCGTACGAAGGCTATCAAGGGTAAAGGAGCTTGGTACTGGGCTCATCTGGAACCCATTCTCGTCAGAAACCCCGAAACCAACCTCCCTAAGGCCGTCAAACTCAAGTGCACCCTCTGTGATGCTGCTTTCTCCGCCTCAAACCCCTCAAGGACTGCCTCTGAGCATCTTAAGAGGGGGACTTgcccaaatttcaattttgtccCGAAGACCGGTTCCCAGTTGCCTGCATTAGCTTCCCCTTCTTCTCAGAATCATTATCGGAAGCGGAGCTTCCAACAAACTCCTACAGGTACTCCTTCCAGCTCATACCAAGTTGGCATGGTTGACTCTTCGCGAATATTTGGTGAAATGGGGGGCTATTCACCTGTCCAAATTGCGCAAACTCCTTTGGCCAATACGAGTAGTGGTTCCGGAATGGGCCAACAGCAGTTGGTTTTGTCCGGTGGGAAAGAGGATTTGGGTGCACTGGCATTGCTGGAGGATAGCGTGAAGAAGCTTAAATGTTCGAGAGCTTCTCCTGCTCCAGCCTTAAGCAAGGACCAGGTTGATTCAGCTTTTGATTTGTTGGCCGATTGGTTCTACGAGTCATGTGGGTCGGTGTCAGTTTCAAGTCTTGAGCATCCCAAGTTTAAAGATTTCCTTAACCAGGTGGGCTTGCCTCCCATTTCCAGAAGGGAAATTTCGGGTTCAAGGCTTGATTCTAAGTTTGAGCAAGTCAAACTCGAGGCAGAAGCTAGAATTAGGGATGCAGTGTTCTTTCAAGTCGCTTCTGCTGGATGGAAGGGTAAAAACTGCAGGTGTGGTGAAGAAAGTGTGATCAAGTTTCTGGTGAATCTTCCTAACGGGACTAATGTGTTTCAAAAGGTGGTTTGTATTGGGGGTTCAGTGCCATCACAGTACGCAGAGGAGGTTTTATGGGAGGCAACCAGAGGAATATGTAGTAATGTTGTGCAGAAATGTGTAGGCATAGTTGCAGATAAATACAAAGCCAAAGCATTGAGGAATTTGGAAATTCAGCATCATTGGATGGTTAATTTGTCTTGTCAGCTTCAAGGTATTATTAGCTTAATCAAGGATTTTAGTAGAGAGCTTCCACTTTTCCAAACTGTAACGGATAGTTGTTTGAAGattgcaaatttttttaatagcaAATCTCAGATTAGAGATAACTTCCACAGATTTAGGTTGCAAGAAGCTGAGCTCTCTGGCTTGATAAGAGTTCCTCATCCCAAATGTGATTTGTCAAAGAACTTAGCTTCTGTTTTATTGATGATAGAGGACATATTGGGGTATGCACGGGTTCTGCAGCTAGTGGTGTTGGATGATTCATATAAGGTTGTCTGCATAGAGGACTCTGTTGCTAGAGAAGTTGCAAACACAATTCAGGATGTCGGGTTCTGGAATGATTTGGAGGCTGTTCAATCACTGGTGAAACTGATCAGGGGAATCGCTCAAGAAATCGAGGCTGAGAAGCCTTTAGTTGGGCAGTGTCTCCCTCTGTGGGAAGAGTTGAGAACAAAAGTAAAGGACTGGTGTGCAAAATTCAGCTTAGCAGAGGGACCTGTGGATAAAATAGTTGAAAggcgatttaaaaaaaattaccatcCTGCCTGGTCTGCTGCATTTGTGCTTGATCCCCAATACTTGATGCGAGATGCTAGCGGGAAGTACCTTCCACCATTTAATTGCTTGACGCATGAACAAGAGAAGGATGTGGATAAGCTCATAACACGATTAGTTTCCAGGGAGGAAGCTCATATCGCATTGATGGAGCTTATGAAGTGGAGATCAGAAGGGCTAGACCCGTTATATGCTCAGGCAGTTCAGGTAAAACAGCAAGACCCTGTGACTGGGAAGATGAGGATTGCAAACCCTCAAAGCAGTAGGCTTGTTTGGGAAACTTGTCTGAAAGAGTTCAAATCATTGGGTAAAGTTGCTGCTAGGCTTCTTTTCCTTCATGCTACTACATGTGGGTTTAAGTGCAATTGGTCAATCATGAGATGGATTTGTTTGCAAGGACATCCCAGGGCTTGCATGGACCGGGCTCAGAAGATGATCTATGTTGCTGCTCATGCAAAGCTTGAAAGACGAGATTTCTCTAGTGCAGAGGAGAAGGATGTGGAATTGTTTGGTGCTGCAAAGAGTGCGGATGACGTGCTAAATGAGGTCTTTGCAGATGCGAACTCAGTGTAA
- the LOC113730151 gene encoding protein PPLZ12 has protein sequence MGNAYCIFCGCVGQANVGVVEKWGRFLKLAQPGLHFFNPFAGECLAGIISTRISSLDVKIETKTKDNVFVQMHCSILYRVIGSNADDAFYELQNPREQIQAYVFDVVRAHVPKMNLDELFEQKGDVAQAVLEELEKVMGAYGFNIEQILMVDIIPDPSVRKAMNEINAAQRQQLASVYKGEAEKILQIKKAEADAEAKYLGGVGVAKQRQAITDGLRENILNFSHKIEGTSAKEVMDLIMVTQYFDTIKDLGNSSKNTTVFIPHGPGHVRDIGEQIRNGLMEASSAQICAE, from the exons ATGGGGAACGCGTACTGTATCTTTTGCGGGTGCGTGGGCCAGGCCAACGTAGGCGTCGTGGAAAAATGGGGCCGGTTTCTGAAACTGGCGCAACCAGGTCTCCACTTCTTCAATCCTTTCGCCGGCGAATGCCTCGCCGGAATTATCTCCACTAGAATCAGTTCTCTCGACGTCAAAATCGAGACCAAAACCAAG GACAATGTCTTTGTCCAAATGCATTGCTCGATTCTATATCGAGTGATCGGATCAAATGCTGATGATGCATTCTATGAGTTGCAAAATCCCAGGGAACAGATTCAAGCATATGTATTTGATG TGGTTCGAGCTCATGTTCCTAAAATGAATTTGGATGAGCTTTTTGAGCAGAAGGGTGATGTAGCTCAGGCTGTATTGGAAGAACTTGAGAAG GTAATGGGAGCATATGGATTCAACATTGAACAGATACTGATGGTGGACATTATTCCTGATCCCTCTGTGCGCAAAGCTATGAATGAGATAAATGCAG CTCAAAGGCAACAGCTGGCTAGTGTGTACAAGGGAGAAGCAGAGAAGATCCTGCAGATTAAAAAGGCAGAAGCTGATGCTGAAGCAAAGTATTTAGGAGGAGTTGGGGTTGCAAAGCAGAGACAGGCAATTACAGACGGCTTGCGAGAGAACATCCTGAATTTCTCTCACAAAATCGAAGGCACCTCAGCTAAGGAAGTGATGGATCTGATCATGGTCACCCAGTATTTTGATACAATCAAGGACCTTGGGAATTCTTCCAAGAACACTACAGTTTTCATACCCCATGGCCCTGGTCATGTTCGGGATATTGGTGAGCAGATACGCAATGGCCTGATGGAGGCCTCCAGTGCACAGATATGTGCTGAATAG
- the LOC113729591 gene encoding uncharacterized protein, with protein sequence MASWSVENATGAYLRAVKMTKGAKEPDAAEFISALAAGNNAQLMVIASASAADSITLALVAAALQTGGQVICIVRGVHEQHSSEIALGDSAIHVKFVIGDALNLLCNDYREADCILIDCYLENCQRILETVQVISRNAIVIAYHACSMGSWRCPQGLKAHLLPIGEGLLVTKIAENVNKSNRSAVSGKKRRWLVKIDKYTGEEHVFRV encoded by the exons ATGGCGAGCTGGTCTGTTGAAAATGCGACTGGAGCCTATCTCCGAGCAGTAAAAATG ACAAAAGGTGCCAAGGAGCCAGATGCAGCGGAGTTCATTTCGGCACTTGCTGCTGGCAACAATGCACAACTTATGGTTATTGCGAGTGCAAGTGCGGCTGATTCAATCACACTGGCCCTGGTAGCTGCTGCGTTGCAAACTGGTGGTCAAGTCATATGCATTGTTCGTGGAGTTCATGAACAACACTCCTCAGAAATAGCCCTCGGCGATAGTGCAATACATGTCAAGTTTGTTATTGGTGACGCCCTAAATTTACTCTGCAACGACTATAGAGAAGCTGATTGCATTCTTATAGACTGTTATCTCGAGAATTGTCAGCGTATTCTTGAAACTGTGCAAGTGATTAGCAGGAATGCTATTGTTATTGCATACCATGCATGTTCCATGGGCTCATGGAGGTGCCCGCAGGGGTTGAAAGCTCATTTGTTGCCCATAGGAGAAGGCTTGCTAGTAACCAAGATAGCTGAAAATGTCAACAAGAGTAATAGATCTGCTGTTTCAGGCAAGAAGAGGCGTTGGCTGGTTAAAATTGACAAATACACAGGTGAAGAGCATGTGTTTCGGGTTTAA